The genomic DNA TCGCTATCGTATGCTATGTGCTCCTCGGCGCGCTCTATGAGCTGGCTGGCGAGCGGAAGAAAGCCGCGGGCGTGGCCCTCTGGGCCGCGACCTCGGGCCTTCTTGTGATGAATGACGCCCTGCTCGCCCTGGCCCTCGCGGCCGGGGCGGGCATGGGCATCGTGTTGGCCCTCGCCATCCAGCGCAACTGGAGCTACGGCTGGCAGTTGACGCTGCTCGCGGGTACGGGCTACACCGCCATGGCCTCGGTCATGGTGGCGCTCTGGACGACGCTGCGCAAGGATATGACCATCTTTTTCAATGCGCGCATTGCCGAGTTCCAGGCGATGGAGAATGTAAATACCCAGTGGATCGAATTGATGCGCTGGTGGGATCTGAACTACGAAAACGTGGCGCTCGGCTCCGCCTTCGGTTCGGTGTTGACCCTTTCGGCGATCACCGTGGGTATGCTGGAGCGCTGGCGGCGGGACCCGGAAGCCCGGGCGCGGCGCAAGCCCACCGGCTTCCAGAAGATGCGCGTGCCCGACTGGGTCGTGTGGATGGCCATTGCCGCCGCGTTGATGTGGTTTGTTGATGTTTACTATGCGTCAAGTCCCGTGTTGCGGGCTCTTTCGTGGAACCTGGCACTGGCCTTGTTCGGCCTGTATTTGTTAAATGGCGTGTCCATACTGTTCTTCACCTTGACCATCTTCAAGGCTTCGGCCTTTGCGGGATTCATGGTGATTTCCGGGATCCTGATCTTCGGCCTGTGGCCGATGCTCTGCATCTTCGGGCTGTTTGACACGTGGTACGATTTCCGGATGCGTGTGCGGCGTATCGCCATGCTCCGGCGCGTCATGTACCGCCCCGATGATCAAGACTACTAGCCTCCGGGCCGGTGGTTGAAATTTCTTTACCGCCGCAAGTGGCGCGCCGTGCGCCCCGCGGTACCATTTGGACAGGGTCTGGGCATCGCCCGGCCTTGGCTGTGTTCTACAAGGGCACGCCCCGGAGGCGCGCCCGCGTAAAGCCTAACGAAGGGAACGAATACCATGAATGTCATCCTGTGTGACGACGTCGAGAACCTCGGCGAAATGGGCCAGACCGTTAAGGTCGCCGATGGCTACGCCCGCAATTTCCTGATCCCCCGCCGCCTCGCCGTGAAGGCCGACAGCGCCAGCGCCAAGCAGATCGAGCACGAGATGGCGATCATCAAGCGCCGCGAAGAAAAGCGCCGCGCCGAGCAGGCCAAGATCGCGAAGGAGCTCGAAAAGCTCACCGTCGAGATCAAGGTCCGCGCCGGCGAAGGCGACAAGATCTTCGGCTCCGTGACCGCCGGTCACATCGCCGAAAAGCTGGCCGAAATGGGCCAGGAGATCAACCGCAAGAACCTCGTGCTCGCCGAGCCGATCAAGTCGCTGGGCATCTTCAAGGTCACCGTCAAATTCCCCGGCGGCATCGAAGCCCAGATCAAAGTCTGGGTCACCGGTATCGAAGAAGCCAAGAAGTCTGACGCCGAGATCGCCGAGCTTGCCGCCGCGGAAGCCGAAGACGACATGGACGACGACGATTAATTGGTAACGAAGAAAAAGCCAGCACCCGTATTTGACCGTACTCCGCCTCAACATGTTGAGGCGGAGCGGTCCGTTTTGGGCGCGATGCTGCTCAATCCCGACGCGGTCGGCACGGCGGTCGAAATCCTCCGGGACGACCCCGCCGACACCTTCTATGTGGATGCGCACCAGCACATCTACAGCGCCATACTCAAACTCGCCCGGGAGAATATCCCTGTCGATTTGATCACGCTCAGTGAAGCGCTTACGCGCGATGGCGCCCTGGAAAAGTCCGGCGGCGCGGTGTATATCGCCGAACTGACGGACGCCGTGCCCACCTCGGCCAACGTCGAGTACTACGCCAAAATCGTGCTGGAGGCGGCCCTTCGCCGCAAACTGATCACCATCTGCACGCGCTGCGCGGGCGAAGCCTACAAGGCCGAGGGGGAAGTGGACGATCTGCTGGACCTCGCCGAGTCCGAGATCTTCAGTATTGCGCAACAGCGCCAGCTCAATCCGATCCACCGCGTATCCGAATTGTTGCAAGACGGCATCAAGCGCATCGAACAGCAGATGAAGAACGACGGCGGCATCACCGGCGTGCCCACGGGCTTTAACAAGCTCGATGAGATGCTCTCCGGCATGCAGCCCTCGGACATGATCATTCTGGCGGCGCGCCCGTCCGTCGGCAAGACTGCCTTCTGCTTGAACGTGGCCTCTAACGCCGCGAACTACCACGGCAAGGGCGTCTTGCTCTTCAGCCTCGAAATGGCCAAAGAGCAGCTCGTCAACCGTCTGCTCTGCATGGTCGGCCAGGTGGACAGCAACCGCCTCCGCTCCGGCTTTCTCGCGCGCTCCGAATTTCCCAAGC from Candidatus Hydrogenedentota bacterium includes the following:
- a CDS encoding DUF2232 domain-containing protein, which gives rise to MKPGVQRCVTLFVLAFLFMAVSAIPIAIVCYVLLGALYELAGERKKAAGVALWAATSGLLVMNDALLALALAAGAGMGIVLALAIQRNWSYGWQLTLLAGTGYTAMASVMVALWTTLRKDMTIFFNARIAEFQAMENVNTQWIELMRWWDLNYENVALGSAFGSVLTLSAITVGMLERWRRDPEARARRKPTGFQKMRVPDWVVWMAIAAALMWFVDVYYASSPVLRALSWNLALALFGLYLLNGVSILFFTLTIFKASAFAGFMVISGILIFGLWPMLCIFGLFDTWYDFRMRVRRIAMLRRVMYRPDDQDY
- a CDS encoding 50S ribosomal protein L9, coding for MNVILCDDVENLGEMGQTVKVADGYARNFLIPRRLAVKADSASAKQIEHEMAIIKRREEKRRAEQAKIAKELEKLTVEIKVRAGEGDKIFGSVTAGHIAEKLAEMGQEINRKNLVLAEPIKSLGIFKVTVKFPGGIEAQIKVWVTGIEEAKKSDAEIAELAAAEAEDDMDDDD
- the dnaB gene encoding replicative DNA helicase yields the protein MLLNPDAVGTAVEILRDDPADTFYVDAHQHIYSAILKLARENIPVDLITLSEALTRDGALEKSGGAVYIAELTDAVPTSANVEYYAKIVLEAALRRKLITICTRCAGEAYKAEGEVDDLLDLAESEIFSIAQQRQLNPIHRVSELLQDGIKRIEQQMKNDGGITGVPTGFNKLDEMLSGMQPSDMIILAARPSVGKTAFCLNVASNAANYHGKGVLLFSLEMAKEQLVNRLLCMVGQVDSNRLRSGFLARSEFPKLQQAAALLDKAHIYIDDTPNISVLELRSKARKHKAQHPLDLLIIDYLQLMQGSSRAESRQVEISEISRAIKGLARELKCPIIALSQLSREAEKDDGGAPKLSHLRESGAIEQDADVVMMLSRLPAAEQEGRQNVIMLTVAKQRNGPTGPVELLFEKNIQRFRNLDGDGGHNEPPPYQSFDDDGPVEEYYEEDDTPF